In Paenibacillus sp. FSL M7-0420, a single genomic region encodes these proteins:
- a CDS encoding DUF3939 domain-containing protein: MIFKRAKKNLQPNHPTVTLPQIKQAVRQFEEDMPAPINRTALIQEDKSIDLNRLKRYLGGVPQQKFYMSSETFEIFEESDKLVPYYLDMVQSAVDNYISDTGKLPLLEDAWLPEVHYRLLSTERYLKETPPFPLYITDEEMMLTHRAEHFEHFES, translated from the coding sequence ATGATATTCAAACGTGCCAAAAAAAACTTGCAACCCAATCATCCAACCGTTACCTTGCCGCAGATCAAGCAGGCTGTAAGGCAATTTGAAGAAGATATGCCCGCTCCCATTAACCGTACCGCTCTGATCCAGGAAGATAAGAGTATTGACCTGAACCGGCTCAAACGATATTTAGGCGGAGTTCCGCAGCAGAAATTCTATATGTCCAGCGAGACCTTTGAGATTTTTGAAGAATCTGACAAGCTGGTGCCTTACTACCTCGATATGGTTCAATCGGCGGTAGACAATTATATCAGTGACACCGGCAAGCTGCCGCTGCTCGAAGACGCCTGGCTCCCTGAGGTTCATTACCGGCTGCTGTCCACCGAGCGTTATCTGAAGGAGACACCGCCGTTCCCGCTCTACATTACCGATGAGGAAATGATGCTTACGCATCGCGCAGAGCATTTTGAACACTTTGAATCCTGA
- a CDS encoding HAD family hydrolase — protein sequence MREVQALLFDLDNTLMDRDQTFRSFSMKFVQDHLGHLSEEQAVQVVEDMIIRDADGYRDKDGFFAELSEVLPWEQALTAADIRAYYDETYIRHGAMMKHAVETLEYCRDRGYPLGLVTNGGRDIQYGKIDLLGLRGYFRTIVISGEAGISKPDPAIYRLALERLVSTAEQTIFIGDHPVNDIWGAAQSGMDTIWLKRNHPWDESLNVKPLAVIQELDELRDII from the coding sequence ATGAGAGAGGTACAAGCTTTGCTGTTTGATCTGGACAATACCCTGATGGACCGGGATCAGACCTTCCGCAGCTTCAGCATGAAGTTTGTGCAGGATCACCTGGGACATCTTAGCGAAGAGCAGGCCGTGCAGGTGGTGGAGGATATGATTATCAGGGATGCCGACGGATACCGGGATAAGGATGGGTTCTTCGCGGAGCTTAGCGAGGTTCTCCCATGGGAGCAGGCATTGACCGCTGCGGACATCCGGGCCTATTATGACGAGACCTATATCCGCCACGGGGCGATGATGAAGCATGCGGTGGAGACCCTGGAGTATTGCCGGGACCGGGGATATCCGCTGGGACTGGTCACGAACGGCGGCAGGGATATTCAATATGGCAAAATCGATCTGCTCGGACTCCGCGGCTACTTCCGCACGATCGTCATTTCGGGTGAGGCCGGGATCAGCAAGCCTGATCCGGCGATCTACCGGTTAGCTCTGGAACGTCTGGTCTCCACGGCGGAGCAGACTATATTCATCGGCGATCATCCGGTGAATGATATCTGGGGGGCGGCGCAGAGCGGTATGGATACGATCTGGCTGAAGCGCAACCACCCTTGGGATGAATCACTGAACGTGAAGCCTCTCGCTGTGATTCAGGAGCTGGATGAGCTCCGGGACATTATTTAA
- the rsgA gene encoding ribosome small subunit-dependent GTPase A: protein MNIDIKLEQYGWNEEWNGKWTDKLRLLDDREYAPGRVAGDFGSKYKVITAAGEMWGELSGKFRHSLSGSGEYPAVGDWVILAMQDGGAHAVIHGVLPRHSVISRKVAGPTQEEQIVASNVDTLFLVSALNDDFNVRRMERYLIMAWNSGANPVILLTKADLCTDAELKMAEMQQAAPGVPVHAVSALLNDGREELQPYIGSGQTVALTGSSGCGKSTMVNWLSGRNLQLTQDVREGDSRGRHTTTHRELFVLPDGGIIVDTPGMRELQLWEDDGGLDLAFGEISTLAAECRFSDCTHTREEGCAVLAAAASGMLDGKRLQNYHKTQKELQFQNSKEARQKRKTAAASAKSTPPRAKGNSWQRVLDEY, encoded by the coding sequence ATGAATATCGATATCAAGCTAGAACAGTACGGCTGGAATGAAGAATGGAACGGAAAATGGACAGATAAGCTGCGGCTGCTGGACGACAGGGAGTATGCGCCGGGGCGGGTTGCCGGAGATTTCGGCAGTAAATACAAGGTGATTACCGCAGCAGGTGAAATGTGGGGCGAGCTGTCAGGCAAGTTCCGGCATTCGCTGAGCGGGTCCGGTGAGTATCCGGCGGTAGGCGACTGGGTGATCCTGGCGATGCAGGATGGGGGAGCGCATGCGGTGATTCATGGCGTGCTTCCCCGTCACAGCGTCATCTCGCGCAAGGTGGCGGGCCCGACCCAGGAGGAGCAGATTGTGGCTTCCAACGTGGATACCTTATTTCTGGTCAGTGCACTGAATGATGATTTCAATGTACGGCGGATGGAGCGTTATCTGATTATGGCCTGGAACAGCGGGGCGAATCCCGTCATTCTATTGACTAAGGCAGATCTGTGCACCGATGCGGAGCTGAAAATGGCCGAAATGCAGCAGGCGGCTCCCGGTGTCCCGGTCCATGCGGTCAGTGCCTTGCTGAACGACGGGCGGGAGGAGCTGCAGCCCTACATTGGCAGCGGCCAGACGGTAGCCCTGACCGGTTCGTCCGGCTGCGGCAAATCGACGATGGTCAACTGGCTCAGCGGCCGGAATCTGCAGCTCACCCAGGATGTGCGGGAAGGGGACAGCCGCGGACGTCATACGACCACACACCGCGAGCTGTTCGTCCTCCCGGATGGCGGAATCATCGTCGATACTCCGGGAATGCGCGAGCTGCAGTTGTGGGAGGATGACGGCGGACTGGATCTGGCGTTCGGTGAGATCAGCACGCTTGCGGCAGAATGCCGCTTCAGTGACTGTACTCATACACGGGAGGAAGGCTGCGCCGTGCTTGCGGCTGCCGCCAGCGGTATGCTGGACGGGAAGCGGCTGCAGAATTACCACAAGACACAGAAGGAGCTGCAATTCCAGAACAGCAAGGAAGCGAGACAGAAGCGCAAGACAGCCGCCGCCTCCGCCAAAAGCACCCCGCCCCGTGCCAAGGGCAACAGCTGGCAGCGGGTGCTGGACGAATATTGA